The following coding sequences are from one Pigmentibacter sp. JX0631 window:
- a CDS encoding SCO family protein has translation MDKKIYLLGIISLLSAVEFKSYSQSIFQNPDKNRSLPPVDLVPEANKGVTIKEQLGKKIDLNIKFIDQNGNPRTLKNLTEKGKPILLTLNYYRCVSLCSVQLLNLAKTLKELNWPVGKDFTVLTVSFDPKDTYHDAKKKQIEYLDKLGQDHAEWNFFVGDSKSIETITKDVGFYYKFIPENNEYSHTAAIFFIAPDGTITRYVYGISYKVNDVKFSLMDASQGKIGSTTDRFLLFCCYYDPNAGAYTGFAMGFMRVVGICMISFLLILIFVYYRKRKYNLIKMNYKE, from the coding sequence ATGGATAAAAAAATTTATCTTCTAGGAATTATTTCTTTATTAAGTGCAGTAGAATTTAAAAGTTATTCGCAAAGTATATTTCAAAATCCTGATAAAAATAGAAGTTTACCGCCGGTTGATCTTGTTCCTGAAGCAAATAAAGGAGTAACAATAAAAGAACAACTTGGGAAAAAAATTGATTTAAATATAAAATTTATTGATCAAAATGGAAATCCTAGAACACTAAAAAATTTGACCGAGAAAGGCAAACCAATTTTATTAACTCTAAACTACTATAGATGCGTTAGTTTATGTAGCGTACAGCTATTAAATTTGGCAAAAACATTAAAGGAATTAAATTGGCCAGTAGGGAAAGACTTTACAGTTTTAACAGTAAGTTTTGATCCTAAAGATACTTATCATGATGCAAAAAAGAAACAAATTGAATATCTAGATAAATTAGGTCAAGATCATGCTGAATGGAATTTTTTTGTTGGCGATAGTAAAAGTATTGAGACGATTACTAAAGATGTAGGATTTTATTATAAGTTCATTCCTGAAAATAATGAGTATTCACATACTGCAGCAATTTTTTTTATAGCGCCAGATGGAACAATTACTCGTTACGTTTATGGAATTTCTTATAAAGTAAATGATGTGAAGTTTTCTTTAATGGATGCGTCGCAAGGAAAAATTGGCTCAACTACTGACAGATTTCTTTTATTTTGTTGTTACTATGATCCTAATGCAGGCGCATACACCGGGTTTGCTATGGGTTTTATGCGAGTTGTTGGAATTTGTATGATATCTTTTTTACTTATATTAATTTTTGTATATTATAGAAAAAGAAAGTATAATTTAATAAAAATGAATTATAAGGAATAA
- a CDS encoding mechanosensitive ion channel family protein produces the protein MQFNKIHLELFWAFAINVFFSVISIVVIYFLTKWFIYFVKKTNEKVQKIDPTLLPITLTVIKYASFVVCVLVILNIFGANTNGIIAFLGAAGVGVALALKETLQNIASGIMLIFLRPFQVNDYIESNTNIGTVQEINLFTTTLKTPDGLFLFVPNSLLWNSSIKNFTRNGTRRLDINVSISYESDAEKAREIILNLTRLDGRILKEPSPIIVITALNESAVNVMLRCWVLIDNYWDVNYYLYKTIKTNFEEQGISIPYPQRNVNLKILHDPTELVKLSNQANK, from the coding sequence ATGCAATTTAATAAAATTCATCTCGAATTATTTTGGGCATTCGCAATTAATGTTTTTTTCTCAGTAATTTCTATTGTAGTTATTTATTTTTTAACAAAATGGTTCATTTATTTTGTTAAAAAAACAAACGAAAAAGTACAGAAAATAGATCCTACATTACTCCCTATTACTCTCACTGTAATAAAGTATGCCTCTTTTGTAGTTTGCGTTCTTGTCATTTTAAATATTTTTGGGGCAAATACGAATGGGATCATTGCTTTTTTGGGTGCAGCAGGCGTTGGTGTCGCTTTGGCATTGAAAGAAACTTTACAAAATATTGCTTCTGGAATTATGTTAATTTTTTTAAGACCTTTTCAAGTTAACGATTATATAGAATCAAACACAAATATTGGAACAGTCCAAGAAATAAATTTATTTACTACTACATTAAAAACTCCAGATGGACTATTTCTCTTTGTTCCAAATAGTCTTTTATGGAATTCTTCGATAAAGAACTTTACCAGAAATGGTACAAGACGTTTGGATATCAATGTTAGTATTTCGTATGAAAGCGATGCCGAAAAAGCAAGAGAAATTATTCTTAATTTAACTAGATTAGATGGCAGGATTCTAAAAGAACCATCACCTATTATAGTTATTACTGCTTTGAATGAAAGTGCAGTAAATGTTATGTTAAGATGCTGGGTCTTAATTGATAATTATTGGGATGTAAATTATTACTTATATAAAACAATCAAGACTAATTTTGAAGAGCAGGGAATTTCAATTCCTTATCCACAACGTAACGTGAATTTAAAAATTCTGCACGACCCGACCGAACTAGTGAAGTTAAGTAATCAAGCAAATAAATAA
- a CDS encoding VOC family protein — translation MDPRPARMPWLSPYLAVRNLERTADFYTKAFGFKVKGMKDQHGNINHINVFHKNTVICMLHPENAMGSPARAPASLNITASQSFYVFVDNVDKIYEKAVASGCRSTVSPEDFYWGDRMCTVIDLDGYSWSFAKEIKKPKAKAKKKKATTAKKKKTSSKKSPAKSTKKKVTKKKVTKRKTKK, via the coding sequence ATGGATCCTCGCCCTGCTCGTATGCCATGGCTTTCTCCTTATCTTGCAGTAAGAAATCTAGAAAGAACGGCTGATTTTTATACAAAAGCGTTTGGTTTTAAAGTAAAAGGAATGAAGGACCAACATGGGAATATTAACCATATAAATGTTTTTCACAAGAATACAGTCATTTGTATGTTGCATCCAGAAAATGCGATGGGAAGTCCTGCAAGAGCGCCTGCATCTTTAAATATTACAGCTTCGCAATCGTTTTATGTTTTTGTTGATAATGTAGACAAAATATACGAAAAAGCAGTTGCTAGTGGTTGCAGAAGTACTGTTTCACCAGAAGATTTTTACTGGGGAGACAGAATGTGTACTGTAATTGATTTAGATGGATATTCATGGTCATTTGCTAAAGAAATAAAGAAGCCAAAAGCTAAAGCAAAAAAGAAAAAAGCGACGACAGCTAAGAAAAAGAAAACTTCTAGCAAAAAAAGCCCTGCAAAATCTACGAAGAAAAAAGTTACAAAGAAAAAAGTAACGAAGAGAAAAACAAAAAAGTAA
- a CDS encoding class III extradiol ring-cleavage dioxygenase, whose amino-acid sequence MQNENTPCLFIAHGSPMNAIEKSDFSIKLNEIGNSLKNNISSIVCFSAHWRTEGLFISHSHKLKTIYDFSGFPSELSNVVYSPPGNPDLAERLKNELKDFAPILDEKRGIDHGAWSILIHLFPSADIPVVLISQNLDLKLNQHYEIGKILRPFRNEKILFIGSGNIVHSFFSFSQDISAPSPEWATSFDEKIKSALENKDHNTIIKYRRIFGKNAKLSVPTEEHFIPLLYIIGLESDTDQIEFLYEKFQNSSMSMRSFMLRQLAQRI is encoded by the coding sequence ATGCAAAATGAAAACACTCCTTGTTTATTTATAGCGCATGGAAGCCCTATGAATGCAATTGAAAAAAGTGATTTTTCTATTAAATTAAATGAAATTGGAAATTCATTAAAAAATAACATAAGTTCTATTGTTTGTTTTTCTGCGCATTGGAGAACTGAAGGTTTATTTATTTCTCATTCACATAAATTAAAAACTATCTATGATTTTTCAGGCTTCCCTAGTGAGCTTTCCAATGTTGTTTACTCTCCACCAGGAAATCCTGATTTAGCAGAGCGATTAAAAAATGAATTAAAAGATTTTGCTCCCATATTAGATGAAAAAAGAGGAATAGATCATGGCGCATGGAGTATTTTAATTCATTTATTTCCATCAGCTGATATTCCTGTAGTTCTTATTAGCCAAAATTTAGATTTGAAACTAAATCAGCATTATGAAATTGGAAAAATTTTAAGACCTTTCAGAAATGAAAAAATTTTATTTATAGGCAGTGGGAACATCGTCCATTCATTTTTCTCATTTTCTCAAGACATTTCGGCACCTAGTCCTGAATGGGCAACTTCTTTTGATGAAAAAATTAAAAGTGCGTTAGAAAATAAAGACCATAATACTATCATAAAATATAGAAGAATATTTGGCAAAAATGCTAAACTTTCCGTTCCAACAGAAGAACATTTCATCCCACTTTTATACATTATAGGTTTAGAATCTGATACAGACCAGATTGAATTTTTATATGAAAAATTCCAGAATAGTTCTATGTCCATGCGGAGCTTTATGTTAAGGCAACTTGCTCAAAGGATTTAA